The Clostridium cylindrosporum DSM 605 genome includes the window ATCTAACTACGACTCCCCTACTTCCAACTATATCTTTACATATTTTAGCTAACTCTTTTAACACCTTATCTCCAACTAAATGTCCATAGGTATCGTTTACAGATTTAAAATTATCTATATCAATCATTATAGTTGACAATCCAATATGCCTTTTTGTTGTTCCATTTATTAAATTATTAATATATTCGTTTATAAATGATCTGTTATTTGCCCCGGTAAGCATGTCTGTTATTGCAATATTCTTTATTATTTTATTAGCCTCCTGAAGTTCACTATTCTTCTTAATAAGTTCTTTTTGAAGCCTAGCGCTGCGAAGCTGTACATTTAACCTTGCAATAAATTCTAGCGAGCTATGTGGCTTTTTTATATAATCATCTGCCCCTGAATTAAGTGCCTTTATTACACTCTCTTCATCCTCCATTGATGTTAACATTATTACAGGTATGGTATTTGTAGATTCCTTGATTTTTCTGCAGCATTCATATCCATCTATTCCTGATAAAATTACATCCAATATAACAATATCGTATTTTTTATAAACTTCATTTTCTAAAGCTTCCTCTGCAGTTTTTACCCACTTTGTAACATACCCATTTTTCACTAGTAAATCTCTAGTAATTCTACCCTGTAATTTGCAATCCTCAACTAAAATTACCCTCGCACCTTTCATACAAATTCCCCCAAGACCCTAAAGCACTATTGTTTTTCAAAATAATTTCTAATTTGCCTAATTATTATGTCTATAGTCCCATCACCATTTCTTTTTATTTGAAATCTGTTAATGTCATTATATGCATCAGAATTAATGTATATTTCCATGTCCTTATCTATTTTCAGCTTCTTTCTCTTTAATTTTTTATCTACCCATTCCTTGTCAATTTCTATTTTTTCTGCTTTTAGTCCTTCTTCTTTAAGTGTATCAATATAGTTTTCTGCCATCTCATCATTACCAAGTATACCAGTTGCAATTTCTTTTATATCTATAAAATCTTCATTTCTAAGAGCTTCTCCTATTTCTCGTCTAACTTCTTCAGCTTTTCCTGCATCTTCTTTAAGATTTTCTCTAACCCACTTTTCAGAAGATTTAACAAAGTTCTTTGTAAAGTCCCTTTTATCATCAATTAAAGTACATTTTAGCATCTCATCAGTAAATGTATTAAGATTTTTAGCATCCTTTTCTTGTTTGGTAGGTCTATTTACTACAAGGAGTTCCCCATTATCATCTTCAAAGTTAATAAGTGCACATTTTTGTAATCTTTGCATTGTATCAGGCAGTCCTATATATTGGGTTTTTATATCTATTACCATCTTCTCATTTTCATAGTCAATTGAGTGAATAAAAGTTTTGTTATATATCATTTTCATTATAGCAAGCATCTTACCGTACTCACTTTCAAACTTTACAATTAGAAGATCCCCTGATGGAATTAATCCACAGGATTTAGATAAATTAAAAAAAGCCTTCGCAATTTCATTAGAAGATTCTATAAATTTATCTTCATCATATATTGCACTTCTACATATATTTTCAATATTATTACTTCCATTAAACTTAGCATACTTAGCTTCTTCATCTGAGGATGCCTTAGCGATATGTTTTCCAATAAAATCTAAAGTTTCATCAGTAAGATATAAATCTCTTTGATTTAATATAGGTTCCTCCATAGAATTATCTATAATATGAATTATCGCTCTATTAACAGTAATATTCCTAATGTTTCTCATATATTTCTTCCCCTTATCAAATTGTAAAACAACCTATAGTATTGATTATAAAATTAATTTTTTCATCATTCAATACATTTTACAAATTTAGAATTATTTTACATATATTTTCTTTTGTCACCTAAAATTGTATAAAATTTAGAGAAGTATAATTATACTTCTCTAAATATAATGATTAATATTTTAATCTTTTTAGTATCCTATCTTCAATAAAAATTATAAACTTAGTAAAAGCAAAGTCAAAAATATATAAAATTACCTGAAAAGATATAAATAATCCTATTGCTAAATAACTACTTTTAAATAGTGGTCCAAGATTTACTAAACCTGCATAGATAAAGTATGCAAATATTAATAAAATATTAAAAACTGTATATTTAATTATATACTCTATAAGAGGTTTAAACCTTTCTGCTACTAACTTTACAAATGGATAAATTCCAAAGATAATATATACTCCAATATATAATTTATTTGGTACAATTAAAAATCCCAAAGTAGCTGAGGCTAGATATACTATTACACCAGGCCTTATGCCTCCTTTAATATATGGAATTGACCCTAAAATTATAGATAGTGCCATAAAAAACATTTTATTAGTTATGATAATTGTACCTAAGTAAAGAAATATAACTATCAAAGCTACAGATATCCCACCTAAGACTATGTCTTGTGACTTTACCCTCATTTTTTTCCTCCTTAGCAGCAGGAAATTATATCTCCTCCGCAACATTCACAACAACTATCCGCACAGCATAAACACGTGCATGTGTCACAGCAACCCATTCCTGATGCTGATGTTCTCTTATAATGATTGTTTGCATAGCGATTATTTGCATACTTTAAGTTATTAAGTGCTGCCCTATATTCTGCACTTGATGGTTCCATATTTGAGGCTGTACTAATATCTTCATATGCCTGTGAATACCAACCTTTTTTCATGTTAATTACCCCTCGCAGATAAAACCATTCTGCATTTTTTATAGATATCCCTGCAAGTTCCCTTTCAGCCGCTGATAAATTATTAGTATTAATATATTGTCTTACTCTTTGAAATACATATGTCCCCTCAGAGGTAGAACTATGTGAACTAGAATATCCTGAATAGGAACTTTCTGAGCTATTTGATGAATTCTTTGTAAGCACATCATAGGCTTCATTTATTTCTCTCATTTTTTCCTGTGCTAAATCCTTTAACTCATTATTTGTATGTCTATCTGGGTGATATTTCTTTACAAGATCTCTATATGCTTTTTTTATTTCTTCTTGACTTGCACCTTGTTTAAGCCCTAATACTTCGTACGGATTTTTCACTACAACATCCTCCTCTTAAAACCTTGGTAGTTTGTCTGTCGAGTCCAAGGTAAATTATGTTATCAAGTATATCTTTATTTTTCTTAATATCAATAAGGTCAAAGGCACTAGACGCCTCACTTAAACATCTTATAAGTGTAAATTCAATATTATCAATTATTCTACTTTTAAAAGATTTTACATCCTCACTTGTTTTGTAATTAAACCTATACAAAAGTGGATTATAATTTCCTTTTTTAACGTCCTTTTCAATATCATCAAATGCGTCTAAAATATAAATCCATTTACCAATGTTATATCCTAAAACCCTAAGTGGAGCCGAATTGCCATGAATATCGAAAATCTCCTCACAAATTTTAGCAAAGTCATGGGAAATTTCATCTAAGCTAGAACATTTTTCTCTTTCTAGTTTATGTGTATTTAGTAAGTAATTATCTATAGTTTTTATTTTACTCTCTATATCACTAGTTATGTTTTTTGAACTTATAATTTTAGAAAATATCAGAGAAACATAGCTCTTATCATCTTTAAAATTATCTATAAGCTTTCTATTACTTAGTATTATATTCATATGCGCTGCATATTCAATGTACTTATTAGTATTAACAATGTTAACCCTATTAAATTTATATGGACAAAACTTTTTATATGTAATATCAGTATCTAAGTATATTGAAGATAATAAAAGGGATAAAAAGGTCATATCATAGGTTAATGTTACCTTTGATATGTAGGATTTCTTCCCAATCTCATTACATAATCCACAATAATATGATCTAAATACTTCAAACTCTCTTATTCTTAACTCATCTTTTAATGGTACTACATATCCAAACATCTTTATCTTCCCTTCCAACCATATAGATATTTTAACATATTAGGCTATAATATAAAGTGAAACTTTTATACTAAGTTAATTTACGAATAAAGGAAGGATAATTTTATGAGTGAAATTGAAGTTAAAGTTATAGGAATTGATTGTAATGATTTAAAGGATAAAGTTAAGTCTTTAGGTGGTACTTTAGTAAAAAAAGAATTCCAGGAAAATTATATTTTTTCACTTCCAAGTGAATTAAATTCAACTGGATACATTAGAATACGTGTAACTAAAGATTACTTACATAACAATAACAAAACTCTTTTGTGTATAAAAAAGGTTATTTCTCAAGAAAAGGTGAGAAAAATGGATGAGAGAGAATTTGAAGTAGACAATTTTGATGAAGCATTCGGCTTTTTATCAGCACTTAACATAGAGTTTTTGTCTAAGGAAAATAAATCTAGGGAAAGCTATAAACTAAATAACTCACTTATCGAATTTGATAAGTGGGATGATGAAGTTTTCCCATATCCATATGCTGAAATAGAATCTGAAGATGAAGAAGAACTTAATAATATAGTATCTCTTCTTAACATACCAACAGATAAAGTTACATCAAAGGGACTACTTCAAATAAAGAAAGAAATGGGGCTATAGTCAATTAATTTTTAATTTAAAGAGCTTAAAATTATATTTTTATTTATAAGCTCTTTAAATATCTTAAGTATCCTAATAATTTATTATAAAAAAAATGCTGTTAATATAAACTAACAACATTTTAAAATTAATATTATAACAAACTAATTTCATATCCTGATTTTTTAACTTCATTTGAAATACTTTCTACAACACTATCTTTATTTTCACAAAACACTCCAACTATACTCTTTTCATAATCCGTATTAACATTTTTAACACCATTAACACCTTCAATAATATTAGAAACTCTGCGAGCAGAGGATAAGCTATGCATTGATGGTATATTAAAGAAACACTGCATCATTCTAATCACTCCTTTAGTGAATAGTCTTTGCATATTTAATTATAGTATCCTTATAGGATCGAAATTTATAATGTCAGCAGAGGTGCATTTATACTCTATTTCATTATAAATCCCATTAAAACAAATATTTTTAGAGGAACTATGAATATGTCCATAGATAACCTTCTCAACTTTATATTTTTCAAGTATATCTAAGAATTCTTTACACTTATTATATTTAGTAATAGGGGGATAATGCATCATAACAATCTTTTTATTTATACCTTCTTTAACTGCACTTTCAAGAGACATTTCAAGTCGTAGTAATTCCCTTTTATATACTGCCTCATTATGTTCTTCACCATCAAGTGAAATCCACCCCCTTGTTCCACAAATAGCATAATCTTGCCACTTATAATGTGTATTTTGAATAAAGTAAATATCCTCATATAATGAGTTTAATTTTGAAATTGAAGCCCACCAGTAATCATGATTACCTTTTATTATTGTTTTTTTGCCAGGTAGTCTATGAATAAATTCAAGGTCCTTTAATGCTTCATCTATTTTCATTCCCCAAGAAATGTCTCCTGCAATTAATACTAAATCATTATCTGTAATTTTATCCCTCCAATTTTTTTCAATTTTAATGTAATGATCTTCCCATAGTTCCCCAAATACTCCCATTGGTTTATTACTATCAAAGGAAAGATGTAGATCTGATATTCCATATATTTTCAAGTTAATCACTTCCTAATTCTATTATGTACTCTATTTATTTTATAATATTTTAGGCGATAATTTAATAGGTGATATATTATGTATATAAAAAATATTAGTCAAATTTTAAATTTAAAAGGTGAAGATAAACAAAACCTATCAAAGGGAAGTTTAATATCCGCAAAAGTTCTCTCATTATCAGAGGGTAAAGGGGTAGTTCAGCTTCAAAATGGAGTAATATTACCTTCAATCTTTTTAATAGATGACAGTGTTGAGGAAAATAAAAGCTATAGATTTAAAGTCAAAGAATATACTAATGATAAAATTATTCTAGAAATATTAAATAAAGAAGGTAGTAATAACGCTAAAAAAAGTGATATAGGTATTATACTTGAAAAACTAAATATTTCAAAAAGTGAAGGTCAAGAAATCATATCTAAACTAATTAAGTATAATATTCCAGCTACTAATGAAAATATACTAAACCTTCATAATAACTTTAACTTTTTAAAGGAATTACGTGGTCTTAGTAATGCTGATTTAATTAATTTGATCAATGGTCTAACTGGCAAGGTCATAGATGAAAACAGCAAAGAATTTTTAGCACTTAAAAATGCTATAAATCTTTTAGATAATGTTGATTTAGATTTCTTAACTTTTTTAGAGCAAAACAAAATACCTGCAACACTTGAAAACATCTTAAAAGTTAATGACTTTTTTAAAAATCCTATGTTACTAAATGATTTCATAGAAAATGTTCAAAGTCTAGATATTAATAAATTAACTTGTAATTTAGATATAAATTTCTTAGATGACTCAACAGTAGAAAATCTTTGTGATCAACTAAAAGTAACTAAGGAAAACTTAGGTGATATTTTGAAGTTCTTAAAGGATAATAGTATAGATATAAATAATATTACTAAACAGGATCTATTAAATATACAGACCTTAATACCAAAGGAAAACTCAAGTTTTTCTAAATCCTTTGAACCATTTATTAATTCATTAAAAAATTTAATACTTTTAAACGAACTTTCTTTAAAGGATGATTCATTAAGTGAAAACATATCAAAATCTATAAAAAATTCCATTGGCATAGATATTGATAAAAGTGTTATTAAGGACGTTTCTCTAGCAATTAGAGAGAACCCTTCATTTTCGGCTTCAATAAAATCATCACTACCTGAATCATCGGACTTTTTAAGATTATGTCAAAACATTACTAAAAATCCATCACTCAAAGAAAATTCTCCCGAGGTATTAATTTTAAAAGAATTTTCAAAGGGAAGTTTAGATGAAATATTAAATATAAAATACTCAAAAGCTGATAAGTTCGAATCCTTATTGTTAAAATCCTTTACCTTAGATACAGCTTCCTCAAAGGATATATTAAGTGGAAGATTATCTTCTATGAATCTTAGTCTTTCAACAATAAAGGATAGTCCAGAAGTTATATCAAAACTATCTCCTCAGTTATTAAATCTTTTAGGAGATAATCTTGATGTTAATAAATATTTAAACAATAATTATACTATGTTTAATTTTAATTTCTATACAAATGAAAATCTATATAAAAACAATATAATAATAAAAAATAAATACTCTTCAAAGTATATAGACATAAATGATGTAAAACTATATATTTCAGTTGAAACTAAAAACATGGGTCTTATTGAAGGATATGTTTCTAAAAAATTTAATGATATTATTTTGAACTTGAAAGTAAATAAGGATTATATTACTCAAATAAAACAAAATATAAAGAAACTTGAAACAAAAATTATTAATATGGGATACAATGTAGTAAACATATCTATCGAGCCTTCTTCCGCACCTGCAACACTTGTAGGTCTTTCAGACTTTTTTAGTGAGGGAGTTTATTCTGATTTGGATGTGAGAGTATGAAAAGAAAAAGTGCAGCTGCAATTAAGTATGAAAAAGGACTTTCAGCACCGGTTGTTACAGCTTTAGGATTTGGACATGTTGCTGAGAAAATAATCAACGCTGCAATTGATTCTGATGTTCCTATTATTGAGAATGAAGACCTTGTTTCAAGCCTATCATCAGTTTCAGTTGGAGACAATATTCCTAAGGAATTATATGAAATAGTTGCTGAAATAATAGCCTATGTATATAGTCTTGATAAAAAATAATTGTAATTAATATTTCTGTAGGAAGGTGACTTAAAAATGACTATGCAATTAAATACAGATTTTAAATATGAAGATTTCTTATATGATAAAACCTATACTTGTCCTTGTTGTAATACTACATTTAAAAGTAAAACAGTAAAAACAGGAAAAATACGTATAGTATCAAAGGATAGTGACCTTTTTCAACATTGCGAACCAATTAACCCAATACTATATGATGTGGTTTTGTGTAATAAATGTGGCTATGCTTCAATGGCCAAGGTATTTGAAAAAAAACTTTATAAAGATGAAGTCAAGGCGATTATAACTAAGATTACCCCTTCATTTAAGCCAAGAGAATATCCTAATATTTATGATGTGAATACCGGGATAGAAAGACTAAAGCTATCACTTGTAAGCTCAATGGTTAAAGGGGCTAAAGCAAGTGAGAAGGCATATACTTGCATAAAAATAGCATGGCTTTATAGACTTCTTGGGGACAAAGAGCACGAAGATATCTTTATTGAAAATGCTTATAACGGTTTTAGTGAAGCCTTCAGTAAGGAAGATGCTCCTATACTTGGTATGGATTACAACACTATTGTGTACCTTGTAGCAGAGCTTGCAAGAAAAACAAATAGAACTGATGAAGCACTGAAGCTATTTGGAAAACTTATTACGAATCCTAGTACTCCATCGCGAATAAAAGAAATAGCCCGTGAACAAAGACAGTTAATAACAAGTGAAGACATTGAACAACTTGATTAAAAGATGCTTTTATAATAAAGAACCTATAGATTTTAATTCTATAGGTTCTTTAAATTTAATCTTCATAAACATCTATATATGTCTCAAGGGATGGATATATGCTAAACATTTCTCTAAGCTTCATATACTCATCTAAGGCTTTTTCATTTTTATCTGAAACCTTATATGCTCTAATTAAAATGTTTTTTGGTGTTTCAAGTGGTGATATGTACTCTACTACCGAAACCTTATACCCCTGACTTTCAAGTAATAAAGATCTAACCCCATCTGTTAATATATCTGCAAATTTAGTCTTAAATATACCGTGCTTTAGTATGCTATCAAATTCTTTAAATCTATATTGAGATAAAAGTTCTTTATGACAACATGGTACACACATAATAGCCTTCGACTTTAATCTTACACCTAAACCTAAGGCCATATCAGTTGCAGTATCACAAGCATGTAGGCTAAGTACTATATCAACTCTTCTACTTGGTTCATAAAAGTTAATATCGTCTGCTATAAATTCCATATTCTTATATCCTAATTTCTTTGCTATTTTCTTAGATGATTCTATGACTTCTTCGGATCTATCAACCCCAATAAAATAACAATTTTTCTTTTTCTTTTCTTTAATATAATAATTAAGAACAAATGTTAGATAAGATTTTCCACAACCACAATCAAGTATTGTAACAGTTTCTGTACCCTTTGAAACCTCATCTATCATTGAATCAATAAGCTCAACAAAATGATCTATCTGATTATACTTTCTAATCATATCATTTTTTACTTTTCCCTCTTTGGTAAGTACACCAATTTCTCTTAATAGATCATCTGCTTCTCCTATTTTTATAAGATAATTTCTTTTTAAAACTTGAGATGTATTAAACACACTTTTATCTTCTTTCTTTTCTAATTTATCAAGTTTTTTAGTTTTTACTTCCTTTGCATCCGCAGTAACTACAACTGCACTTCCTCTCTCTTCTAAAACGAACTCTAAAGAATCATAGTTTAATGCTTCCTTAGATATATAATCTGGTAAATTTCCTATTGTAATATCTTCTTCCTTGCCATTAAATATTACTGCTTTTTTGTCTAAAAGATACTCTCCTTCTATCTTCTTAAGGCCAGTTACAAATGTAAACTTTACCTGTCTAATATAATCTATATTTTCTTCTATTCTTCCTGAAAGTCCCCAAAGAACTAACTTTAACTTATCGCAAATTCCTTTATTCAAAATAAAAACTCCCTT containing:
- a CDS encoding DUF2225 domain-containing protein; the protein is MTMQLNTDFKYEDFLYDKTYTCPCCNTTFKSKTVKTGKIRIVSKDSDLFQHCEPINPILYDVVLCNKCGYASMAKVFEKKLYKDEVKAIITKITPSFKPREYPNIYDVNTGIERLKLSLVSSMVKGAKASEKAYTCIKIAWLYRLLGDKEHEDIFIENAYNGFSEAFSKEDAPILGMDYNTIVYLVAELARKTNRTDEALKLFGKLITNPSTPSRIKEIAREQRQLITSEDIEQLD
- a CDS encoding nucleoid-associated protein; this translates as MRNIRNITVNRAIIHIIDNSMEEPILNQRDLYLTDETLDFIGKHIAKASSDEEAKYAKFNGSNNIENICRSAIYDEDKFIESSNEIAKAFFNLSKSCGLIPSGDLLIVKFESEYGKMLAIMKMIYNKTFIHSIDYENEKMVIDIKTQYIGLPDTMQRLQKCALINFEDDNGELLVVNRPTKQEKDAKNLNTFTDEMLKCTLIDDKRDFTKNFVKSSEKWVRENLKEDAGKAEEVRREIGEALRNEDFIDIKEIATGILGNDEMAENYIDTLKEEGLKAEKIEIDKEWVDKKLKRKKLKIDKDMEIYINSDAYNDINRFQIKRNGDGTIDIIIRQIRNYFEKQ
- a CDS encoding DnaJ domain-containing protein — protein: MKNPYEVLGLKQGASQEEIKKAYRDLVKKYHPDRHTNNELKDLAQEKMREINEAYDVLTKNSSNSSESSYSGYSSSHSSTSEGTYVFQRVRQYINTNNLSAAERELAGISIKNAEWFYLRGVINMKKGWYSQAYEDISTASNMEPSSAEYRAALNNLKYANNRYANNHYKRTSASGMGCCDTCTCLCCADSCCECCGGDIISCC
- a CDS encoding metallophosphoesterase codes for the protein MKIYGISDLHLSFDSNKPMGVFGELWEDHYIKIEKNWRDKITDNDLVLIAGDISWGMKIDEALKDLEFIHRLPGKKTIIKGNHDYWWASISKLNSLYEDIYFIQNTHYKWQDYAICGTRGWISLDGEEHNEAVYKRELLRLEMSLESAVKEGINKKIVMMHYPPITKYNKCKEFLDILEKYKVEKVIYGHIHSSSKNICFNGIYNEIEYKCTSADIINFDPIRIL
- a CDS encoding class I SAM-dependent methyltransferase, coding for MNKGICDKLKLVLWGLSGRIEENIDYIRQVKFTFVTGLKKIEGEYLLDKKAVIFNGKEEDITIGNLPDYISKEALNYDSLEFVLEERGSAVVVTADAKEVKTKKLDKLEKKEDKSVFNTSQVLKRNYLIKIGEADDLLREIGVLTKEGKVKNDMIRKYNQIDHFVELIDSMIDEVSKGTETVTILDCGCGKSYLTFVLNYYIKEKKKKNCYFIGVDRSEEVIESSKKIAKKLGYKNMEFIADDINFYEPSRRVDIVLSLHACDTATDMALGLGVRLKSKAIMCVPCCHKELLSQYRFKEFDSILKHGIFKTKFADILTDGVRSLLLESQGYKVSVVEYISPLETPKNILIRAYKVSDKNEKALDEYMKLREMFSIYPSLETYIDVYED
- a CDS encoding class IV adenylate cyclase, which encodes MSEIEVKVIGIDCNDLKDKVKSLGGTLVKKEFQENYIFSLPSELNSTGYIRIRVTKDYLHNNNKTLLCIKKVISQEKVRKMDEREFEVDNFDEAFGFLSALNIEFLSKENKSRESYKLNNSLIEFDKWDDEVFPYPYAEIESEDEEELNNIVSLLNIPTDKVTSKGLLQIKKEMGL
- a CDS encoding diguanylate cyclase gives rise to the protein MKGARVILVEDCKLQGRITRDLLVKNGYVTKWVKTAEEALENEVYKKYDIVILDVILSGIDGYECCRKIKESTNTIPVIMLTSMEDEESVIKALNSGADDYIKKPHSSLEFIARLNVQLRSARLQKELIKKNSELQEANKIIKNIAITDMLTGANNRSFINEYINNLINGTTKRHIGLSTIMIDIDNFKSVNDTYGHLVGDKVLKELAKICKDIVGSRGVVVRFGGEEFLVVIDKEYKDASSIAENIRRVCEKSCPCGFMVTISVGVCISEISLEEINSEFEKFIKKADNMLYLSKKEGKNKVTVSNTL
- a CDS encoding DUF5685 family protein, with amino-acid sequence MFGYVVPLKDELRIREFEVFRSYYCGLCNEIGKKSYISKVTLTYDMTFLSLLLSSIYLDTDITYKKFCPYKFNRVNIVNTNKYIEYAAHMNIILSNRKLIDNFKDDKSYVSLIFSKIISSKNITSDIESKIKTIDNYLLNTHKLEREKCSSLDEISHDFAKICEEIFDIHGNSAPLRVLGYNIGKWIYILDAFDDIEKDVKKGNYNPLLYRFNYKTSEDVKSFKSRIIDNIEFTLIRCLSEASSAFDLIDIKKNKDILDNIIYLGLDRQTTKVLRGGCCSEKSVRSIRA
- a CDS encoding heavy-metal-associated domain-containing protein, which encodes MMQCFFNIPSMHSLSSARRVSNIIEGVNGVKNVNTDYEKSIVGVFCENKDSVVESISNEVKKSGYEISLL
- a CDS encoding EscU/YscU/HrcU family type III secretion system export apparatus switch protein, which produces MKRKSAAAIKYEKGLSAPVVTALGFGHVAEKIINAAIDSDVPIIENEDLVSSLSSVSVGDNIPKELYEIVAEIIAYVYSLDKK